The proteins below are encoded in one region of Sulfolobus islandicus Y.N.15.51:
- a CDS encoding transposase, with the protein MLASYELIGLTSVDNASFHKSSYVLATASRLNINLLFLPPYSLDLNRIEFGRI; encoded by the coding sequence ATGTTAGCAAGCTACGAACTTATCGGACTTACTAGTGTTGATAATGCTAGCTTTCACAAGTCTTCTTATGTTCTCGCTACTGCTTCTAGGCTTAACATTAATTTGCTCTTCTTGCCTCCCTATTCCTTGGATTTGAATCGTATTGAGTTTGGAAGGATTTGA
- a CDS encoding IS607 family transposase, producing the protein MERLLRPKEACQLLSISYSTLLRWIREGKIRVVTTEGGKYRIPYSEIKKYLERREEPRAVIYARVSSADQKEDLERQINYLTNYATAKGYKVVEVLKDIASGLNTQRKGLLKLFKLVEGRSVDIVLITYKDRLTRFGFEYLEEFFSTMGVKIEVVFGEEPKDDAQELVEDLISIITSFAGKIYGMRSHKKTLLVQGVKKLIGELSGEDSEVKG; encoded by the coding sequence GTGGAGAGACTACTGAGACCTAAGGAGGCTTGCCAACTGCTCAGCATTTCATACTCAACACTCCTACGGTGGATTAGAGAAGGGAAAATAAGGGTAGTAACAACTGAAGGAGGGAAGTACAGGATACCTTACAGCGAGATTAAGAAGTACTTAGAGAGGAGGGAAGAACCAAGAGCAGTAATTTACGCAAGGGTTTCATCAGCAGACCAAAAAGAAGACTTGGAGAGACAAATAAACTACCTAACAAATTACGCAACAGCAAAAGGTTATAAAGTGGTCGAAGTTTTGAAAGATATAGCTAGCGGGTTGAACACACAAAGGAAAGGATTGCTTAAGTTATTCAAACTTGTTGAGGGAAGGAGTGTAGACATCGTATTAATAACATACAAAGACAGACTTACAAGATTTGGGTTTGAATACCTTGAAGAGTTCTTCTCAACCATGGGAGTTAAGATTGAAGTAGTTTTCGGTGAGGAGCCCAAAGATGACGCACAAGAGCTAGTTGAGGACTTAATCTCAATCATTACCTCATTCGCAGGGAAAATTTACGGAATGAGGAGTCACAAGAAAACACTCCTAGTTCAAGGTGTAAAAAAGTTAATAGGTGAGTTGAGTGGAGAGGACAGTGAAGTTAAGGGTTAG
- a CDS encoding type II toxin-antitoxin system VapC family toxin, with amino-acid sequence MSIFVDTNVIISFVEQDVNYNKALKIREINDLMTSEVTVLELYSFFSRKLKDEILAEASTKYALKVSNVKVVELDMNRLFRKSLELSTKLQLKTLDVLQISSALLLNAKSFITFDKDILKKRDLIEKIVKISVSEL; translated from the coding sequence ATGAGCATATTTGTTGATACTAACGTCATAATTTCTTTTGTGGAACAAGATGTGAACTATAACAAGGCCTTAAAAATTAGGGAAATTAACGATCTAATGACATCAGAGGTTACAGTACTAGAACTGTATTCCTTTTTCTCAAGAAAGTTAAAGGACGAAATTCTAGCAGAAGCCTCAACAAAATACGCACTTAAAGTCAGTAACGTTAAGGTTGTCGAACTAGATATGAACAGGCTATTTAGAAAGTCATTAGAGCTCTCCACTAAATTGCAACTAAAGACACTAGATGTTCTTCAGATATCTTCAGCTCTATTACTTAATGCGAAATCTTTTATCACTTTCGATAAGGACATATTGAAAAAGAGGGATCTCATAGAAAAAATTGTTAAGATATCTGTTTCTGAGTTATAG
- the vapB gene encoding type II toxin-antitoxin system VapB family antitoxin, whose amino-acid sequence MSTVISVRIKKEIKEELEKHGVDIDQEVRKFLEELYLKVKAKEYINKWIEDLKDVKPSEEGFSSNSVREDRESH is encoded by the coding sequence ATGTCTACAGTGATAAGCGTGAGGATAAAGAAGGAGATAAAGGAGGAATTAGAAAAACATGGAGTAGACATTGATCAAGAGGTAAGAAAATTTTTAGAGGAACTTTACCTAAAGGTTAAGGCTAAAGAATACATAAATAAATGGATTGAAGACCTTAAGGACGTTAAACCTAGTGAGGAAGGGTTCTCATCAAATTCCGTGAGGGAAGATCGTGAGAGTCATTGA
- a CDS encoding IS607 family transposase, protein MERLLRPKEACQLLSISYSTLLRWIREGKIRVVTTEGGKYRIPYSEIKKYLERREETRAVIYARVSSTDQREDLERQINYLTNYATAKGYKVVEVLKDIASGLNTQRKGLLKLFKLVEGRSVDIVLITYKDRLTRFGFEYIEEFFSTMGVKIEVVFGEEPKDDAQELVEDLISVVTSFVGKIYGMRSHKKTLLVQGVKKLIGELSGEDSEVKG, encoded by the coding sequence GTGGAGAGACTACTGAGACCTAAGGAGGCTTGCCAACTACTCAGCATTTCATACTCAACACTCCTACGGTGGATTAGAGAAGGAAAAATAAGGGTAGTAACAACTGAAGGAGGGAAGTATAGGATACCTTACAGCGAGATAAAGAAGTACTTAGAAAGGAGGGAAGAGACGAGGGCTGTAATTTACGCAAGGGTCTCCTCTACCGATCAGAGAGAAGACTTGGAAAGACAAATAAACTACCTAACAAATTACGCAACGGCAAAAGGTTACAAAGTGGTTGAAGTACTGAAAGATATTGCCAGCGGGTTAAACACACAAAGGAAAGGATTACTTAAGTTATTCAAACTTGTTGAGGGAAGGAGTGTCGACATCGTATTAATAACATACAAAGACAGACTAACGCGTTTTGGGTTTGAGTACATTGAAGAGTTCTTCTCAACCATGGGAGTTAAGATTGAAGTAGTTTTCGGTGAGGAGCCCAAAGATGACGCACAAGAGCTAGTTGAGGACTTAATTTCCGTCGTTACATCATTCGTAGGGAAAATTTACGGAATGAGGAGTCACAAGAAAACACTCCTAGTTCAAGGTGTAAAAAAGTTAATAGGTGAGTTGAGTGGAGAGGACAGTGAAGTTAAGGGTTAA
- a CDS encoding ATP-binding protein, with translation MIFMNMVNRERELQALKKRLSSNDLELIIIYGRRRIGKTFLIINAVNGYDFIYYLATEKNNLRKFKELTESKYEDIKYVKEDWEAIFHYLRDKIIIIDEFPYMIKEDESILSTFQKIVDETLKGSKTKLILLGSSISMMEDAISYKSPLYGRRTASMELKELKFKDLKGFNFSLIDAIHVYGFAGGVPFYLTKAKTPFLKWINAELKEVDSFIKDEIDFMLRYEFSEIGTYKEILHAISSGKNTLGEIKDFVRISGDVSSYLNKLEKIGIIGKEFPYKMKKGARYYIKDNFTLFWFTFIYPNLSLIEEGIYEIKEDEYNVYLGRIFEKIAREYVEDVYKVKVERLWFKDVEIDIYGDGIAGECKWSEGINGEKVLYELKRKVEDLGLDVKKYIIFAKSFSKTNEEAEFIDLKKLEQWYRT, from the coding sequence ATGATATTTATGAATATGGTAAATAGAGAAAGAGAGTTACAAGCCTTGAAGAAAAGGCTTTCATCAAATGATTTAGAGCTTATAATAATTTACGGAAGGAGAAGAATAGGAAAGACTTTCCTCATCATAAACGCTGTTAATGGTTATGATTTCATATATTATTTAGCTACAGAAAAAAACAATTTAAGAAAATTCAAGGAATTGACGGAAAGTAAATACGAAGACATAAAATACGTAAAGGAAGATTGGGAGGCAATTTTTCACTATTTGAGAGATAAGATTATCATAATAGATGAATTTCCGTATATGATAAAAGAGGATGAGAGCATATTATCAACCTTCCAAAAAATTGTTGATGAGACTCTAAAAGGTAGTAAAACTAAGCTAATTTTACTTGGCTCTTCCATTTCCATGATGGAAGACGCAATATCCTATAAAAGCCCTCTTTACGGTAGGAGGACTGCGTCTATGGAATTAAAAGAGCTCAAATTTAAAGATCTGAAAGGATTTAATTTCTCTCTAATTGATGCAATACACGTTTACGGTTTTGCCGGTGGAGTGCCTTTTTACCTCACAAAGGCTAAAACTCCATTCTTAAAGTGGATCAATGCAGAATTAAAAGAAGTTGACTCTTTTATAAAAGATGAGATAGACTTTATGTTAAGATACGAGTTTTCTGAGATTGGTACGTATAAGGAAATATTGCACGCAATTTCTTCTGGCAAAAATACGTTAGGGGAAATAAAGGACTTTGTTAGAATAAGTGGAGACGTTTCTTCATATTTAAATAAACTTGAGAAAATAGGAATAATAGGAAAGGAGTTCCCCTATAAGATGAAGAAGGGTGCTAGGTATTATATTAAGGATAATTTTACACTTTTCTGGTTCACATTCATTTATCCAAACTTAAGCTTAATAGAGGAAGGAATTTATGAGATAAAAGAGGACGAGTATAACGTATACTTAGGGAGAATTTTTGAGAAAATAGCTAGAGAGTACGTGGAGGACGTATATAAGGTTAAGGTAGAAAGGCTCTGGTTTAAGGATGTGGAAATAGATATATATGGAGATGGAATAGCTGGTGAATGTAAGTGGAGTGAAGGAATAAATGGGGAGAAAGTACTTTACGAATTAAAAAGAAAAGTTGAAGATTTAGGACTAGACGTTAAAAAATACATAATATTTGCAAAAAGCTTTTCAAAAACTAATGAAGAGGCTGAGTTTATAGATCTCAAAAAGCTAGAACAATGGTATAGAACTTAA
- a CDS encoding glucose-1-phosphate thymidylyltransferase — protein MQAVILHGGQGTRLRPLTHTGPKQLIKIAGKPVSQWVLEQIRDAGIKDIIIILGDNNPNKVVEYYGDGSRFGVNITYVYQGKARGLADAVYKVKDVITEDRFLVYLGDNIVPYDNLPSFLSFKGSASILLAKVDNPNRFGVAIIKDGKVIRLVEKPKEKISDLALVGVYAFTREIFEVIENLKPSWRGELEITDAIQGLIDRGREVEYKIIDGWWKDTGTPKDILEANSFLLDKYAERKIEGEVRKSSIDGRVFIEKEALIENSTIRGPAYIGKGSKIINSYIGPFTSIGDNCVIENSEIEYSVILDNVRVEGVSMMDSLIGNNSSVIKGKKWVKLIIGENSRVEI, from the coding sequence TTGCAGGCCGTAATTTTACACGGCGGTCAAGGGACTAGGTTAAGGCCTCTAACGCATACCGGGCCTAAACAGTTGATAAAGATTGCAGGAAAGCCCGTTTCACAATGGGTTTTAGAACAGATAAGAGATGCGGGTATAAAGGATATTATAATAATCTTGGGAGATAATAATCCGAATAAGGTTGTAGAGTATTACGGTGACGGCTCACGTTTCGGAGTTAACATAACTTACGTATATCAAGGCAAAGCTAGAGGATTGGCCGACGCGGTATATAAAGTGAAGGACGTGATAACGGAAGATAGGTTTCTGGTTTATTTAGGGGACAACATAGTTCCTTATGACAACCTCCCCTCTTTCCTTTCCTTCAAGGGCTCGGCTTCAATACTTTTGGCAAAGGTTGACAATCCCAACCGTTTCGGAGTTGCGATAATAAAAGATGGTAAAGTGATTAGGCTAGTGGAAAAACCGAAAGAGAAAATTTCCGATTTAGCTTTAGTTGGTGTTTACGCTTTTACTAGGGAGATATTTGAGGTGATAGAAAATCTAAAGCCATCATGGAGGGGTGAGTTAGAAATAACTGATGCAATACAAGGATTGATTGACAGAGGTAGGGAAGTTGAGTATAAGATAATTGATGGCTGGTGGAAGGATACTGGGACACCTAAGGACATATTGGAGGCTAATTCTTTCCTTTTGGATAAATACGCTGAGAGAAAGATAGAAGGAGAGGTTAGGAAATCATCAATTGACGGCAGGGTATTTATAGAAAAAGAAGCGTTAATTGAGAACTCAACTATTAGGGGGCCAGCTTATATAGGAAAGGGGAGTAAGATAATAAACTCCTACATAGGCCCATTTACTTCAATAGGGGATAACTGTGTGATCGAGAATAGTGAGATAGAATACAGCGTAATTTTAGATAACGTAAGGGTGGAAGGTGTATCCATGATGGATTCTTTGATAGGTAATAATTCAAGCGTAATAAAGGGAAAGAAATGGGTTAAGTTAATAATAGGGGAGAACTCAAGGGTTGAAATATGA
- a CDS encoding PIN domain-containing protein, producing MDKIVEKFKRKYSLIITTSGLSFALKEGIDVNKALDEGVKVLVYSHKFQPLEGLSVEETEAVLLAKDLNYYLITADDKVKEFAEKEGVKVIVL from the coding sequence TTGGACAAGATTGTTGAAAAGTTTAAAAGAAAATATTCCTTAATAATTACGACCTCTGGCTTATCTTTTGCACTAAAGGAAGGGATAGATGTTAATAAGGCTTTGGATGAAGGAGTCAAGGTTTTGGTTTACTCTCATAAATTCCAACCTTTAGAAGGGTTAAGCGTTGAGGAAACTGAAGCAGTACTTTTGGCTAAAGACCTTAACTATTATTTAATAACTGCAGATGATAAGGTTAAGGAATTTGCTGAGAAAGAAGGAGTAAAAGTTATTGTTTTATAA
- a CDS encoding type II toxin-antitoxin system VapC family toxin, producing the protein MECLDSDIIIDFLKGRDEAVNYIKKSKEELATTSINVFEVYFGGYKIGKTKCLEDFFSSLKILTLDYNASKKAAEIGTKLSNEGRQIEVKDLLIASICIVNGCTLVTSNIKHFSRINELKLKNWRNEVFY; encoded by the coding sequence ATGGAATGTTTAGATAGTGATATCATAATAGACTTCTTGAAGGGAAGAGACGAGGCAGTAAATTATATAAAAAAGAGTAAAGAAGAATTAGCTACAACTTCTATAAATGTTTTTGAGGTTTATTTTGGAGGATATAAGATAGGTAAGACGAAATGCCTAGAAGATTTCTTTTCCTCGCTTAAAATCTTAACGTTAGATTATAACGCGTCTAAGAAAGCTGCGGAAATTGGAACTAAATTATCGAATGAAGGAAGGCAAATTGAAGTAAAAGATTTACTTATCGCATCTATTTGTATAGTTAATGGTTGCACACTAGTTACATCTAATATTAAACATTTCTCGAGAATAAACGAATTGAAGTTAAAGAATTGGAGAAATGAAGTTTTTTATTGA
- a CDS encoding IS1-like element ISC796 family transposase (programmed frameshift), protein MGRKPVFRQDVSCPSCGSHHVVKCGRPLGRQKFLCRDCGKYFLGDASYHHHSRKLREEALRMYANGMSMRAISRVLNVPLGTVFTWIKRYGRKKHEKLVELWGRAKELVKGKVVAKVVDEMWTYLYKNARAFYKWVFTCYVYTKIGVYLIYSVGDRDESTFLEVKKYLPDEGRWVSDDYNLYFWLKDHTVVSPVNPNESFHSSLRDRLIRFKRATKAVNRSIRTMMYSIALVLWERRLIPEFVA, encoded by the exons ATGGGTAGGAAGCCTGTATTTAGGCAAGACGTTTCTTGTCCCTCTTGTGGTAGTCATCATGTTGTTAAGTGTGGTAGGCCTTTGGGTAGGCAGAAGTTTTTGTGTAGGGATTGTGGTAAGTACTTCTTGGGTGATGCTAGTTATCATCATCATTCTAGGAAGTTGAGGGAGGAGGCTTTGAGAATGTATGCTAATGGTATGAGTATGAGGGCTATTTCTAGGGTGCTTAACGTACCTCTTGGTACTGTTTTCACTTGGATTAAGCGTTATGGTAGGAAAAAGCATGAGAAGTTGGTTGAGTTGTGGGGTAGGGCTAAGGAGCTGGTCAAGGGTAAGGTTGTTGCTAAGGTTGTTGATGAGATGTGGACTTACTTGTACAAGAATGCTAGGGCTTTTTACAAGTGGGTTTTCACTTGTTATGTGTACACGA AGATTGGAGTTTACCTCATTTACTCTGTGGGGGATAGGGATGAGAGTACTTTCCTTGAGGTCAAAAAGTATTTGCCTGACGAGGGTAGATGGGTGAGCGATGATTATAACTTGTACTTCTGGTTGAAAGACCACACGGTTGTCTCGCCAGTTAACCCGAACGAGTCCTTTCATTCCTCATTAAGGGATAGGCTAATTAGATTCAAGAGAGCAACGAAGGCAGTAAATAGGAGCATTCGCACCATGATGTACTCCATAGCCCTAGTCTTATGGGAGAGAAGGTTAATCCCAGAATTTGTAGCTTAA
- a CDS encoding dTDP-glucose 4,6-dehydratase, producing the protein MKIAVLGGAGFIGSAFVRELNKRGIRPIVIDLLTYAGRVENLKDTDHEFIKADIRDQKLHDILREHKVEVVINFAAESHVDRSIYKPQDFVTTNVLGTINVLEAARRFNFNYVHISTDEVYGEECGDENSPLNPSSPYSASKASADLFVKSYVRTYNVKAIIVRPSNNYGPRQFPEKFIPKIIIRTLLGLHVPIYGDGKQERDWIFVEDTARIIVDLLDEAEWRGEVYNIPRRQRVSNLELVKLLSEVMDKEVKIKFVSDRPGHDRRYCMSTRLSYEVTPLKEGLRRTYEWYISNEWWWRPLIDDKFFKEDEPWRQ; encoded by the coding sequence ATGAAGATTGCAGTTTTAGGAGGGGCCGGATTTATAGGCTCTGCCTTTGTAAGGGAGTTGAATAAGAGGGGGATTAGGCCAATAGTTATAGACCTCTTAACTTACGCCGGCAGGGTTGAGAACTTAAAGGACACCGATCACGAATTTATTAAAGCTGATATAAGGGATCAGAAACTCCATGATATTTTGAGGGAACATAAGGTAGAAGTTGTAATTAATTTCGCAGCTGAATCTCACGTTGATAGGTCTATTTATAAACCTCAAGATTTCGTGACTACGAATGTCTTAGGGACGATAAACGTTTTAGAAGCTGCTAGGCGTTTTAATTTTAATTACGTTCACATATCAACGGACGAAGTTTACGGTGAGGAGTGTGGTGATGAGAATTCTCCTCTTAATCCATCATCACCTTATAGCGCTTCTAAGGCTTCAGCAGACTTATTCGTTAAGTCTTACGTAAGGACTTATAACGTTAAGGCTATTATCGTTAGGCCTTCTAATAATTATGGGCCTAGGCAGTTCCCTGAGAAGTTCATTCCGAAAATTATTATTAGGACTTTGCTCGGTTTACACGTTCCAATTTACGGTGATGGTAAACAAGAGAGGGATTGGATATTCGTGGAGGATACTGCAAGGATAATAGTTGACTTACTAGACGAGGCTGAATGGAGAGGAGAAGTTTATAATATCCCAAGGAGGCAGAGGGTTAGTAATCTTGAGTTGGTTAAGTTATTAAGTGAGGTTATGGATAAAGAGGTTAAGATTAAGTTCGTTTCTGATAGGCCAGGGCATGATAGGAGATATTGTATGAGTACTAGGCTTTCTTATGAGGTTACTCCTTTAAAGGAGGGTTTGAGGAGGACTTATGAATGGTATATTAGTAATGAGTGGTGGTGGAGGCCATTGATCGACGATAAGTTCTTTAAGGAAGATGAACCGTGGCGTCAGTAG
- a CDS encoding PaREP1 family protein has protein sequence MEKDLYRVGEDYVEARIIESLSDLLLSLTLWKEGYTRNSAGKAFSAVKALLSALIVTNEEKLINLAKDEKERKWIKKKAHIVPTHAMYGLAQVLKDIGIDVISLVNYALNLHDYHYNGFEPGFSRYSKKEEVFRDLITLVKETRKVIDIYYSKYEVKEILGKIDELIKELTEGNK, from the coding sequence GTGGAGAAGGATCTTTATAGGGTTGGAGAGGATTACGTGGAGGCTAGGATAATTGAAAGCTTATCTGACCTTCTCCTATCTCTTACTCTATGGAAGGAAGGATATACTAGGAACTCTGCGGGGAAAGCTTTTAGTGCGGTAAAAGCGTTATTAAGCGCTCTCATAGTAACTAATGAAGAGAAGTTAATTAATTTAGCTAAAGATGAAAAGGAAAGGAAATGGATTAAAAAGAAGGCCCACATAGTGCCTACACACGCCATGTACGGTTTAGCACAAGTACTAAAGGATATAGGAATTGACGTTATAAGCCTTGTGAACTATGCTCTAAATCTTCACGATTATCATTATAATGGTTTTGAACCTGGCTTTAGTAGATATAGTAAAAAAGAGGAAGTATTTAGGGATTTAATTACGTTAGTAAAGGAGACTAGGAAAGTGATAGACATTTATTACTCTAAGTACGAAGTTAAGGAAATATTGGGAAAGATTGACGAGCTAATAAAGGAATTAACAGAAGGTAATAAATAA
- a CDS encoding type II toxin-antitoxin system VapC family toxin, whose amino-acid sequence MRVIDSSSLVKFFSKEKGWEKVVEIISEGVMTLDLSIKEVANSLWKKILLGEMKEDVVIKILSDLLKREALLIVSQDEYLIEAFKIANRNKITVYDSLFIALAKSNNLELVTSDKKQYEVAIKEGVNTLLI is encoded by the coding sequence GTGAGAGTCATTGACTCTTCTTCTTTAGTAAAATTTTTCTCTAAAGAGAAGGGTTGGGAAAAGGTTGTGGAAATTATATCTGAAGGAGTGATGACCTTGGACTTATCGATTAAGGAAGTTGCTAACTCCTTGTGGAAAAAGATCCTTTTAGGCGAAATGAAAGAGGACGTCGTAATTAAAATACTTTCTGACTTATTAAAAAGAGAGGCTCTATTGATTGTAAGCCAAGATGAATACTTGATTGAGGCATTTAAGATCGCTAATAGGAATAAAATAACTGTTTATGACTCCTTGTTCATCGCATTAGCTAAGTCGAATAACCTTGAGTTAGTAACGTCTGATAAAAAGCAGTACGAAGTTGCGATAAAAGAAGGAGTTAATACGCTATTAATATAA
- a CDS encoding RNA-guided endonuclease InsQ/TnpB family protein: MKLRVKVDYSTYSALKEVEKEYREVLEEAINYGLSNKTTSFTRIKAGVYRTEREKHKDLPSHYIYTACEDASERLDSFEKLKKRGRSYTEKPSVRRVTIHLDDHLWKFNLDRISISTKRSRVFISPTFPKIFWRYYNKGWRIASEARFRLMKGNVVEFYVIFKRDEPKPYEPKAFIPVDLNENSVSVLINSKPLLLETNTKRITLGYEYRRKLTITGKSTKDREVRRKLKRLRERDKKVDIRRKLAKLIVKEAFEGKSVIVLEDLPRRTPEHMIKDVKDKQLRLRIYRSAFSSMKNAIIEKAREFGVPVVLVNPSYTSTVCPIHGAKIVYQLDGGDAPRVGVCEKGKEKWHRDVVALYNLARRAGDVSPVPLGSKESHDPPTVSGWLRAKSLHSIMNEHKMIEMKV; this comes from the coding sequence GTGAAGTTAAGGGTTAAGGTTGACTATTCTACATACTCAGCACTTAAGGAGGTCGAGAAGGAGTACAGAGAGGTTCTAGAGGAGGCAATAAATTATGGGCTGTCAAACAAAACTACCTCCTTCACCAGGATTAAAGCTGGAGTTTACAGGACTGAGAGGGAGAAACATAAGGACTTACCCTCCCATTATATTTACACAGCTTGTGAGGACGCAAGCGAGAGATTAGACAGTTTTGAGAAGTTGAAGAAGAGAGGGAGGAGTTACACTGAGAAACCGTCAGTGAGGAGAGTTACTATTCACCTCGACGATCACTTATGGAAGTTCAACCTTGATAGGATTTCAATTTCCACAAAGAGGAGTAGGGTTTTCATTTCACCAACCTTCCCTAAGATCTTCTGGAGATATTATAACAAGGGCTGGAGGATTGCGAGTGAGGCCAGGTTTAGGCTGATGAAGGGAAATGTTGTAGAGTTCTACGTCATTTTTAAGAGAGATGAGCCTAAACCTTATGAGCCTAAAGCGTTTATTCCCGTCGACCTTAACGAGAATTCGGTCTCGGTGCTCATCAACAGTAAACCCTTATTGCTTGAGACTAACACTAAGAGGATTACTCTGGGCTATGAGTATAGGAGGAAGTTGACAATCACTGGTAAGTCAACTAAGGATAGGGAAGTGAGGAGGAAGTTAAAGAGGCTGAGGGAGAGGGATAAGAAAGTAGACATTAGGAGGAAATTAGCCAAGCTGATCGTTAAAGAGGCTTTTGAAGGCAAGAGTGTCATAGTTTTAGAGGACTTGCCAAGGAGAACTCCAGAGCATATGATAAAGGACGTGAAGGATAAACAGCTTAGGTTGAGGATTTATAGATCTGCATTTTCCTCAATGAAGAATGCTATTATTGAGAAGGCTAGGGAGTTTGGTGTCCCCGTAGTCTTAGTTAACCCATCTTATACTTCCACTGTTTGCCCAATTCATGGGGCGAAGATCGTTTACCAACTCGATGGGGGCGATGCCCCAAGGGTTGGTGTTTGTGAGAAGGGGAAGGAAAAGTGGCATAGGGATGTAGTTGCACTGTACAACTTAGCGAGGAGGGCTGGAGATGTGAGCCCCGTGCCGTTGGGCTCGAAGGAGTCCCATGACCCACCTACAGTAAGTGGGTGGTTGAGGGCTAAGTCCCTACACTCGATCATGAATGAACATAAAATGATTGAAATGAAAGTGTAG
- a CDS encoding RNA-guided endonuclease InsQ/TnpB family protein yields the protein MERTVKLRVRVDYSTYSALKEVEKEYREVLEEAINYGLSNKTTSFTRIKAGVYRTEREKHKDLPSHYIYTACEDASERLDSFEKLKKRGRSYTEKPSVRRVTIHLDDHLWKFSLDTISISTKRSRILISPTFPKIFWRYYNKGWRIASEARFRLMKGNVVEFYVIFKKDEPKPYEPKSFIPVDLNENSVSILVDGKPMLLETNTKRITLGYEYRRKAITTGKSTKDREVRRKLKRLRERDKKVDIRRKLAKLIVKEAFESRSVIVLEDLPRRTPEHMIKDVKDSQLRLRIYRSAFSSMKNAIIEKAREFGVPVVLVNPSYTSTVCPIHGAKIVYQLDGGDAPRVGVCEKGKEKWHRDVVALYNLARRAGDVSPVSLGSKESHDPPIRWLRAKSLHSIMNEHKMIEMKV from the coding sequence GTGGAGAGGACAGTGAAGTTAAGGGTTAGGGTTGACTATTCTACATACTCAGCACTTAAGGAGGTCGAGAAGGAGTACAGAGAGGTTCTAGAGGAGGCAATAAATTATGGGCTGTCAAACAAAACTACCTCCTTCACCAGGATTAAAGCTGGAGTTTACAGGACTGAGAGGGAGAAGCATAAGGACTTACCCTCCCATTATATTTACACAGCTTGTGAGGATGCAAGCGAGAGATTAGACAGTTTTGAGAAGTTGAAGAAGAGAGGGAGGAGTTACACTGAGAAACCGTCTGTGAGGAGAGTTACTATTCACCTGGATGATCATCTGTGGAAGTTCAGCCTCGACACGATTTCAATTTCCACAAAGAGGAGTAGGATTCTCATTTCACCAACCTTCCCTAAGATCTTCTGGAGATATTATAATAAGGGCTGGAGGATTGCGAGTGAGGCCAGGTTTAGGCTGATGAAGGGAAATGTTGTAGAGTTCTACGTCATTTTTAAGAAGGATGAGCCTAAACCTTATGAACCTAAGAGTTTCATCCCCGTCGACCTTAATGAGAATTCAGTCTCTATATTAGTTGATGGAAAACCGATGCTTTTAGAGACTAACACTAAGAGGATTACTCTGGGCTATGAGTATAGGAGGAAGGCAATAACTACTGGTAAGTCAACTAAGGATAGGGAAGTGAGGAGGAAGTTAAAGAGGCTGAGGGAGAGGGATAAGAAAGTAGACATTAGGAGGAAATTAGCCAAGCTGATCGTTAAAGAGGCTTTTGAAAGTAGGAGTGTCATAGTTTTAGAGGACTTGCCAAGGAGAACTCCAGAGCATATGATAAAGGACGTGAAAGACTCTCAGCTTAGGTTGAGGATTTATAGATCTGCATTTTCCTCAATGAAGAATGCTATTATTGAGAAGGCTAGGGAGTTTGGTGTCCCCGTGGTCTTAGTTAACCCATCTTATACTTCCACTGTTTGCCCAATTCATGGGGCGAAGATCGTTTACCAACTCGATGGGGGCGATGCCCCAAGGGTTGGTGTTTGTGAGAAGGGGAAGGAAAAGTGGCATAGGGATGTAGTTGCACTGTACAACTTAGCGAGGAGAGCTGGAGATGTGAGCCCCGTGTCGTTGGGCTCGAAGGAGTCCCATGACCCACCTATAAGGTGGTTGAGGGCTAAGTCCCTACACTCGATCATGAATGAACATAAAATGATTGAAATGAAAGTGTAG